From one Agathobaculum sp. NTUH-O15-33 genomic stretch:
- a CDS encoding elongation factor G codes for MANYPVNKIRNVCLMGHGGDGKTSLIESLLNIAGVTDRVGKITDGNTVCDFDPEEIKRQFTISTAVAPIEWQGCKINLLDTPGFFDFESEVNCAMRVAESALIVATGKSGPGVGTEKAWERAEEHAMPRMFYISKIDEENSDYYTSLHKLQKQFGVSVAPIVVPIFEGNRDTVGVVDCVIRKAYKMDGNKRVEIPIPEDMKERIDQHRAALCENVAELSEELMERYFAGEEFSDEELIAGIRQGVKDLVIAPVFCGTAATGIGSYAMLKGIADYMPSPDEKPIELCEDEKGELIEINCTPNGSACAFVFKTVADQYGRFSYFKVMSGEVKQDMVLVNKRADANEKMSHIFTVCGKKTTEVPLVGCGDIGAVSKLVTTKTGDTLSMSVRKVELEPIEIAPPCYTRGIVPKVKGAEEKISAGLSRLHDEDPSFETEFNPETKQHTISGAGDIHLDVLCAKLRDKFGVDVDLTEPIVPYREKIRKKVSVEGKHKKQSGGHGQYGHVKMDFEPYTEGDYLFEEKIFGGSVPKNFHPAVDKGIREAMEHGVLAGYPLVGLHAVLTDGSYHDVDSNELSFKMAARLAYKAGIPQASPVLLEPISAIKTVVPDAYMGDVIGDLNKRRGRIMGMNPIEGGKQEIVAEAPMAELTDYAITLRSMTQGRGSFVSQFERYDEAPQPVQEKVIAENKARLEALNKE; via the coding sequence ATGGCCAATTATCCAGTAAATAAGATTCGCAACGTATGTCTGATGGGCCATGGCGGCGACGGCAAGACCTCGCTGATCGAAAGCCTGCTGAACATCGCTGGCGTGACCGATCGTGTCGGTAAAATCACAGATGGCAACACCGTGTGCGATTTTGATCCCGAAGAGATCAAGCGCCAGTTCACGATTTCTACCGCTGTCGCGCCGATCGAGTGGCAGGGTTGCAAGATCAATCTGCTCGATACGCCCGGCTTCTTCGACTTTGAAAGCGAAGTAAACTGCGCGATGCGCGTGGCGGAATCCGCGCTGATTGTCGCGACCGGCAAATCCGGCCCGGGCGTCGGCACGGAAAAAGCGTGGGAGCGCGCCGAAGAGCACGCCATGCCGCGCATGTTCTACATCTCCAAGATCGACGAGGAAAACTCGGATTACTATACCTCGCTGCATAAGCTGCAAAAGCAATTCGGCGTATCCGTCGCGCCAATCGTCGTGCCGATCTTTGAAGGCAACCGCGATACCGTCGGCGTGGTCGATTGCGTCATCCGCAAGGCCTACAAGATGGACGGCAACAAGCGCGTCGAGATCCCGATCCCGGAGGATATGAAGGAGCGCATCGACCAGCACCGCGCCGCGCTTTGCGAAAACGTGGCCGAGCTGTCCGAAGAACTGATGGAGCGTTACTTTGCGGGCGAGGAATTTTCCGATGAAGAGCTGATCGCTGGCATCCGTCAGGGCGTTAAGGATCTGGTCATCGCGCCCGTGTTCTGCGGCACCGCGGCGACCGGTATCGGTTCCTATGCCATGCTCAAGGGCATTGCGGACTACATGCCCTCGCCGGATGAAAAGCCCATCGAGCTGTGTGAGGATGAAAAGGGCGAACTGATTGAGATCAACTGCACGCCCAACGGTTCCGCCTGCGCGTTTGTGTTCAAGACCGTTGCCGACCAGTACGGCCGCTTCTCCTATTTCAAGGTGATGTCGGGCGAGGTCAAGCAGGACATGGTGCTTGTCAACAAGCGGGCGGACGCGAACGAAAAAATGAGCCATATCTTTACCGTCTGCGGTAAAAAGACGACCGAGGTGCCGCTTGTCGGCTGCGGCGACATCGGCGCGGTATCCAAGCTGGTCACCACCAAGACCGGCGACACGCTCTCCATGAGCGTGCGCAAGGTAGAACTCGAGCCGATCGAGATCGCGCCGCCGTGCTACACGCGCGGTATCGTGCCTAAGGTGAAGGGCGCGGAAGAAAAGATTTCCGCCGGCCTCAGCCGTCTGCACGATGAGGATCCTTCGTTTGAAACCGAATTCAACCCCGAGACCAAGCAGCACACCATTTCGGGCGCGGGCGACATCCATCTGGATGTGCTGTGCGCCAAGCTGAGAGATAAATTCGGCGTTGATGTCGATCTGACCGAGCCGATCGTACCTTACCGCGAGAAGATCCGCAAAAAGGTATCGGTGGAAGGCAAGCATAAGAAGCAGTCCGGCGGCCACGGCCAGTACGGCCATGTCAAGATGGACTTCGAGCCGTATACCGAGGGCGATTATCTGTTCGAGGAAAAGATTTTCGGCGGTTCCGTGCCGAAGAACTTCCATCCGGCGGTAGATAAGGGCATCCGCGAAGCGATGGAGCATGGCGTTTTGGCGGGCTATCCGCTGGTCGGCTTGCACGCTGTGCTGACCGATGGCTCGTACCACGATGTGGACTCTAACGAGCTTTCGTTCAAAATGGCGGCGCGTCTGGCCTACAAGGCGGGCATTCCGCAGGCCAGCCCGGTTCTGCTCGAGCCTATCTCCGCGATCAAGACCGTCGTTCCGGATGCTTACATGGGCGATGTGATCGGCGACCTGAACAAGCGCCGCGGCCGCATCATGGGCATGAACCCGATCGAGGGCGGCAAGCAGGAGATCGTCGCGGAAGCGCCGATGGCCGAGCTGACCGACTATGCGATCACGCTGCGTTCGATGACGCAGGGCCGCGGTTCGTTCGTATCCCAGTTCGAGCGGTACGACGAAGCGCCCCAGCCGGTTCAGGAAAAGGTCATTGCAGAGAACAAGGCGCGTCTGGAAGCACTCAATAAAGAATAA
- a CDS encoding hybrid sensor histidine kinase/response regulator, with protein sequence MMQGVVLSPDQMAAVLDNAPVAMYVSALDDYELLYANRLARELLLRSGIVGKTTCYGAAGFDRPCPFCRIGEMREDELCVREFRLPSTGRVYQLSGKVILWGRRRAHIEYILDITDQKREEARVRAVTEELETTFSSVPCGLCGYRYDGRTIAPVFHNPAFYEIMGYSDEHIADMEQETTFLGVNPDDLPALAQKIAETIRTGRVMRHIYRVFNDKKGEYRWIQLDGSVKAQEDGSKLLYAVYTDVSERVRLEKELAESSEKMQDIINAIPGGVAIYKISDRFETIYFSDGVPEITGYTVEEYRELCRGDAVQMTHPADTEMVVRRVNEALQNHTVADFEFRKLHRDGHTVWVHVLAKQTGEQDGCPLLHCVFHNITDLKETQKEMVRLEQYFQTIVSNLPGGVAVVRLSAKQHYLTEYLSEGFGALLGMTAEQAQQRYGNDVLDCIHPDDAPRVSRLIREFVAGKDDFLELRGRLKRVDGSAIWIKCRLSIAREETGAKRIYATCNDVTREMEDQERIRQQYKELLLQHYRSPGPNTLIVGHCNVTQSRIEEIIDFTGSDLLNNLGNERNAFFTGISELIPDPAERQAFLDRYLNEPALAAFRRGESEQRLKCFMRMPREKRGRYVQITVHLVAEPDTGDVTGILTVMDVTDQVISDRILRGLSLTGYDLVADVDVQEDSFTALAFTQSADAWPKRHCYSDAVRHFGEVYVVREDREAFFDMLKRDHIMDRLAREGPYSFTYATVSSGTGKRIKRITISAADMSLGRVCLARADVTDMLRAERQAKDELEQALALAKEASRAKSDFLSAMSHDIRTPMNAIMGMTTLATAHFGDSERVWDCLSKIAISSKHLLSLINDVLDMSKIESGKVTLGSTQILLPELVEQLFAILQPQAETGGLTLERHMGPLDHPCFYGDALRLNQILINILGNAVKFTPRGGTVRFTVDELPENKGAGWARYRFTMQDNGCGMSEEFLAHLFEPFTRSRESVSGRMEGTGLGLSITKGLIDLMGGDIRVTSRVDEGTTFFVTLDFRSCEMADCADTMNGQPYSAGAETGDAAFAGRHFLVAEDNAINAEILGALLELHGARSTVAVDGRRAVQAFLSAAPGTYDAILMDVQMPELNGYEATRAIRAADRPDAPTIPIVAMTANAFSEDVQAALAAGMDAHVAKPIDMKLLRDALEKLLSDK encoded by the coding sequence ATGATGCAGGGCGTTGTTTTATCCCCGGATCAAATGGCGGCCGTTTTGGATAATGCTCCGGTTGCCATGTATGTGAGCGCGCTGGACGATTACGAGCTGCTCTATGCAAACCGGTTGGCCCGCGAGCTTCTTCTGCGGTCTGGGATCGTGGGAAAGACCACCTGCTACGGCGCCGCTGGCTTTGACCGCCCTTGTCCGTTTTGCAGGATCGGCGAAATGCGGGAGGACGAGCTGTGCGTGCGCGAGTTCCGCCTGCCCTCCACGGGCCGCGTTTATCAGTTGAGCGGCAAGGTCATCCTTTGGGGACGCCGCCGCGCCCATATCGAATACATACTGGATATCACCGACCAAAAGCGTGAGGAAGCGCGGGTGCGCGCGGTCACGGAGGAGCTGGAGACCACCTTCAGCAGCGTTCCCTGCGGCCTGTGCGGCTACCGGTACGATGGCCGCACGATTGCGCCGGTGTTCCATAACCCTGCTTTTTACGAGATCATGGGCTATTCGGATGAGCACATCGCGGATATGGAACAGGAGACCACCTTTCTTGGCGTGAACCCGGACGATCTGCCCGCGCTTGCGCAAAAAATCGCGGAGACCATCCGCACGGGGCGCGTCATGCGGCATATCTACCGTGTGTTTAACGATAAAAAAGGAGAATACCGCTGGATTCAGCTCGACGGTTCGGTCAAGGCGCAGGAGGATGGCTCCAAGCTGCTGTACGCGGTGTATACCGATGTCAGCGAGCGGGTGCGGCTGGAAAAAGAACTGGCCGAATCCAGCGAAAAAATGCAGGATATCATCAACGCCATTCCGGGCGGCGTGGCGATCTATAAGATATCCGATCGCTTTGAAACCATTTACTTTTCCGACGGCGTGCCCGAGATAACGGGTTATACCGTGGAAGAATACCGGGAGCTTTGCCGTGGCGACGCGGTGCAAATGACCCATCCCGCGGATACGGAAATGGTCGTTCGCCGGGTGAACGAGGCGCTGCAAAACCACACCGTGGCGGATTTTGAATTCCGCAAGCTGCACCGGGACGGGCATACCGTTTGGGTGCATGTGCTGGCCAAGCAGACCGGCGAGCAGGATGGCTGTCCGCTGCTGCACTGCGTGTTCCACAATATCACCGATCTGAAGGAAACGCAAAAGGAAATGGTGCGGCTTGAGCAGTACTTCCAAACCATTGTGAGCAATCTGCCCGGCGGCGTTGCCGTCGTGCGGCTGAGCGCTAAGCAGCATTACCTTACGGAATATCTATCCGAAGGCTTCGGCGCGCTGCTCGGCATGACGGCCGAGCAAGCGCAGCAGCGCTATGGGAACGATGTGCTGGATTGTATCCATCCGGACGACGCACCGCGCGTGAGCCGTCTGATACGGGAATTTGTAGCGGGGAAGGACGACTTTCTGGAACTGCGCGGGCGGCTGAAACGGGTAGACGGAAGCGCGATATGGATCAAATGCCGTTTGTCCATCGCGCGGGAGGAAACCGGCGCCAAGCGCATCTATGCCACCTGCAACGATGTGACGCGGGAAATGGAGGATCAGGAGCGCATCCGCCAGCAGTATAAAGAGCTGCTTTTACAGCATTACCGCTCGCCCGGTCCGAATACGCTGATCGTGGGTCACTGCAATGTGACCCAAAGCCGGATAGAAGAGATCATCGACTTTACCGGTTCCGATCTGCTGAATAATCTGGGCAACGAGCGCAACGCCTTTTTTACCGGTATTTCAGAGTTAATCCCTGATCCGGCGGAGCGGCAGGCGTTTTTGGACCGCTACCTGAACGAGCCGGCGCTTGCGGCTTTTCGGCGCGGCGAGTCCGAGCAGCGGCTGAAATGCTTCATGCGCATGCCGCGGGAAAAGCGGGGCCGCTATGTGCAGATCACGGTGCATCTGGTGGCCGAGCCGGATACGGGCGACGTAACGGGTATCCTGACCGTTATGGACGTGACCGATCAGGTGATATCAGACCGTATCCTGCGCGGTCTTTCCCTGACGGGCTACGATCTGGTAGCTGACGTGGATGTGCAGGAGGATAGCTTTACCGCCTTGGCCTTTACGCAAAGCGCGGACGCTTGGCCCAAACGCCACTGTTATTCGGACGCTGTGCGGCATTTCGGCGAAGTCTATGTGGTGCGCGAGGATCGGGAAGCGTTTTTCGACATGCTCAAGCGGGATCATATCATGGACCGGCTCGCGCGCGAGGGTCCCTATTCGTTTACTTACGCCACCGTATCTTCCGGGACGGGCAAGCGCATCAAACGCATCACGATCTCAGCGGCGGATATGTCGCTCGGCCGCGTCTGCCTTGCGCGGGCCGATGTGACCGATATGCTCCGCGCCGAACGGCAGGCCAAGGATGAACTGGAACAGGCGCTCGCGCTCGCTAAGGAAGCAAGCCGCGCCAAAAGCGACTTCCTTTCCGCAATGAGCCACGATATCCGCACGCCGATGAACGCGATTATGGGTATGACCACGCTGGCCACCGCCCATTTTGGCGATTCCGAACGTGTTTGGGACTGCCTGTCCAAAATTGCGATCTCCTCCAAGCATCTGCTCAGCCTAATCAACGATGTACTGGATATGAGCAAGATCGAAAGCGGCAAAGTAACGCTGGGCAGCACGCAGATTTTACTGCCCGAGCTGGTCGAGCAGCTATTCGCCATTTTGCAGCCGCAGGCGGAAACGGGCGGCCTTACGCTGGAACGGCACATGGGCCCGCTGGATCATCCGTGCTTTTATGGAGATGCGCTGCGCCTGAATCAGATCCTGATCAATATCCTTGGGAACGCGGTCAAGTTTACGCCGCGGGGCGGCACGGTGCGGTTTACGGTGGATGAATTGCCGGAAAACAAAGGCGCGGGCTGGGCAAGGTATCGTTTTACCATGCAGGACAATGGGTGCGGTATGTCGGAGGAATTTCTCGCGCATCTGTTTGAGCCCTTTACCCGCAGCCGCGAATCGGTTTCCGGGCGCATGGAGGGCACCGGTCTTGGCCTGAGCATCACGAAGGGCTTGATCGATCTGATGGGCGGCGACATCCGTGTTACAAGCCGCGTGGACGAAGGCACCACCTTCTTTGTCACACTGGACTTTCGCTCCTGCGAGATGGCGGATTGCGCCGATACGATGAACGGACAACCCTATTCGGCCGGCGCGGAGACCGGGGACGCGGCTTTTGCCGGGCGGCACTTTCTGGTGGCGGAGGACAATGCGATCAATGCCGAAATACTGGGCGCGCTGCTCGAATTGCACGGCGCGCGCTCGACCGTGGCCGTGGATGGCCGCCGGGCCGTGCAGGCGTTTTTAAGCGCCGCTCCCGGCACATATGACGCGATTTTAATGGATGTGCAGATGCCCGAGCTGAACGGCTATGAAGCCACGCGGGCCATCCGCGCGGCTGACCGGCCGGACGCGCCGACCATCCCCATCGTTGCCATGACGGCCAACGCCTTTTCCGAGGATGTGCAGGCGGCGCTGGCCGCCGGTATGGACGCGCATGTGGCCAAGCCCATCGATATGAAGCTGCTGCGCGACGCGCTGGAAAAGCTGCTTTCAGACAAATGA